GGACTCAGGCCTACTTCGCGATGTTCAACGTCGTCCGGCCGATCCGGATCGAGCCGCCGATCTCGGCGGGGACCGGCCGGGTGACCCGCTGGCCGTCCAGGTAGGTGCCGTTGGTGGAGCCGAGGTCCTCGACCCACCACTGGCCCTCCGACAGGAACAACCGGGAGTGCCGGGTGGAGGAGTAGTCGTCGTCGAGACGGATCTGGCAGTCCGAGCCGCGGCCGATCACCACGGGCTCCTCGTGCAGGGTCGCGCCGACTCCGGCCTGCGGGCCGTCGGCGATGGTCACCGAGCCGGGCAGGCCTTTCTTCTTCTTGTTCGGCTTGGCCGGTTTCGGGGTCCGGCCGGGCGCCGCCGCGGCCGGGGCCAGCGCGCGGCTGTCCACCTTGGCGCCGAACAGGTCCGAGCGGATCACGGACAGCACCGCCAGGACGAACATCCAGAGCAGGGCCAGGAACCCCAGTTTGATCAGGGTCAGCGTCAGTTCCGACATGGAGTTCCGGTCACCACCCGCTGCTCGGCGGCTGGGCGATCGGCTCGTCCGCCAGGCGCAGCGTCATCGTCGTGTTCCCGATCCGCACGGTCGATCCGTCGACCAGGTCGGCCTCCGCGGCGCGGCGGCCGTTGACCAGCGTGCCGTTGGTCGAACCCAGGTCGACCAGCACCACCCGGACCCCGCCGGGGCCTTCCGGCATCAGCCGGATCTCGGCGTGCCTGCGGGAGACACCCGGGTCGTTGATCTGGATGTCCGCGTCGGTACCGCGGCCGAGCACGACGCCGGGCGGGTTCACCGGGCGGCGGCGGCCGTTCACCTCGAGCATCACCTGCGGGTGACCGCGACGGATCGGCGCCGGTGCCGGGGGCGGCGGGGGCGCGCTCTGCATCACGGTCTCACCGCCGTACGGCTCGGCGTACGGGTCCGGTGGCGGGGGCGGCTGGGGACGGGAGCGCTGCTGCGTCCCGACCGTCTGGCTGACGACGCGGAACTTGCCGGTCGGCAGGTCGTCCTGCTGGGTCAACTCGATCTCGATCGGTCCGGAGAAGGTGTAGCGCTGGATGTCCGCGTGGTCACGGAGTTCGTTCGCGAGCTCGTGGTTCAGGGTGCGGCCGTAGGCGTTCAGCCGCTCGAAGTCCTCCGGGCCGAGCTCGACGGTGAAGTGGTTCGGGACCAGCCGGCGGTCCCGGGACAGGATCCGGGCGGTGTTGTCGATCTCCCGCTTGAGTGCGGCGGCGAGCTCGATCGGCTCCACGTCGCCCTTGAACGCACGCGCGAAGACACCGCTCACGATGCCCTCCAGGCGCCGTTCGAAGCGCTGCAGCGGTCGCACGCGTCCTCCTCCACGTCGGTCGTCGGCTGGCGCCAGGTCAGCACCAACGATCGTGCTTGCCGTCCGGCGCCTTCGACAGGCACGCCGTACGTCGTGGCCTCCGAGCTGGCGGTGGCCACACCCGGTACGACGATCGATCGTATCGGGAGGTTCGGCCCAACCCGCAATGCAAGAGTCGGTCAGAAGGCATGCTAGTGTTTTCCCTCGGTTGGGGATGGTGCTTCGACAGGCCGGAATCAGCCAGCGCGCGGGTGGCGGAATAGGCAGACGCGCACGGTTCAGGTCCGTGTGCCCGAAAGGGCGTGGGGGTTCAACTCCCCCCTCGCGCACAAGCAGTACCGAAGTCCCGGTCTCACCCGACCGGGACTTTTTCGTTCGCCCAGATGTTGCCGCAGAATTGGTGTGGGCGTGGCGCGAGAGCTGTGTCACAGCGGCCCTGTGGGCGGGTTAACTTCTCGCATGGACGCACTCGAGCTGGCCGGGCTCACCAAGACGTTCGGGACCCAGCGGGCGGTCGACGAGCTGGCGCTGACGGTGCCGAGCGGATCGTTCTTCGGGATGCTCGGCCCGAACGGCGCCGGCAAGACCACCTCGCTGTCGATGGCGGTCGGGCTGCTCCGGCCGGACAGCGGGACCGCGAAGATCTTCGGCGTCGACGTCTGGGCCGAGCCGGTCAGGGCCAAGGCGCTGGTCGGCGTACTGCCGGACGGGCTCGGGATGCCGGAGCGGCTGACCGGGCGGGAGGTGCTGACCTACCTCGGGCTGCTGCGTGGTCTGGACCGCTCCGAGGTGGAGGCCCGGACCCAGGAGTTGCTGGAGGTCCTGGAGCTCGACCACGAGGACGACAAGCAGGTGATCGGCTACTCCACCGGCATGCGGAAGAAGCTCGGCCTCGCCGTCGCGCTGCTGCACGCGCCGCGGCTGCTGGTGCTCGACGAGCCGTTCGAGGCGGTCGACCCGGTGTCGGCCGCAACCATCCGGACGATCCTGAACAGGTTCATCGCCGGCGGTGGATCGG
The Kribbella italica DNA segment above includes these coding regions:
- a CDS encoding ABC transporter ATP-binding protein, translating into MDALELAGLTKTFGTQRAVDELALTVPSGSFFGMLGPNGAGKTTSLSMAVGLLRPDSGTAKIFGVDVWAEPVRAKALVGVLPDGLGMPERLTGREVLTYLGLLRGLDRSEVEARTQELLEVLELDHEDDKQVIGYSTGMRKKLGLAVALLHAPRLLVLDEPFEAVDPVSAATIRTILNRFIAGGGSVVMSSHVMALVEQLCDRVAVVADGKVVASGTVSEVQAGGSLEDAFVALVGASTRGAEGLTWLSA
- a CDS encoding FhaA domain-containing protein, whose translation is MRPLQRFERRLEGIVSGVFARAFKGDVEPIELAAALKREIDNTARILSRDRRLVPNHFTVELGPEDFERLNAYGRTLNHELANELRDHADIQRYTFSGPIEIELTQQDDLPTGKFRVVSQTVGTQQRSRPQPPPPPDPYAEPYGGETVMQSAPPPPPAPAPIRRGHPQVMLEVNGRRRPVNPPGVVLGRGTDADIQINDPGVSRRHAEIRLMPEGPGGVRVVLVDLGSTNGTLVNGRRAAEADLVDGSTVRIGNTTMTLRLADEPIAQPPSSGW
- a CDS encoding FHA domain-containing protein FhaB/FipA, whose product is MSELTLTLIKLGFLALLWMFVLAVLSVIRSDLFGAKVDSRALAPAAAAPGRTPKPAKPNKKKKGLPGSVTIADGPQAGVGATLHEEPVVIGRGSDCQIRLDDDYSSTRHSRLFLSEGQWWVEDLGSTNGTYLDGQRVTRPVPAEIGGSIRIGRTTLNIAK